CCGGACCGAGGTCATCACCATGGACGGCTCCTTCCACGGCCGGACGCTGGCCACCGTGAGCGCGACGGCGCAGGAGAAGTATCACAAGGGATTCGAGCCGCTGGTCCCGGGGTTCCGGTACGTCCCCTTCAACGACCTCCGGGCAGTGGAGCTGGCGGTGGATGCCCGGACGGCCGCCATCCTCGTCGAGCCGATCCAGGGAGAGGGGGGGGTGCGGGTGGCCGCCGACGGGTACCTGGCCGGCCTCCGGAGGATCTGTGACGCGCGGGGCACGCTGCTGATGTTCGACGAGGTGCAGACCGGCCTCGGTCGGACCGGGACCCTCTTCGCCTATCAGCAGGACGATGTCCAGCCCGACATCCTGACGCTCGCCAAGGCGCTGGCCGGGGGGATCCCGATGGGGGCGATGCTGGCCCGGGAGGAGGTCATGGCCGCGTTCACCCCGGGCAGTCACGCCGCCACCTTCGGCGGCAACCCCTTCGCCTCGGCCGTCGCCCTCGAGACCGTGCAGACGATCCTGGAGGAAGACCTGCCGGCCCGGGCGGCGCGCGTCGGCGCCCGGACCCTGGACCGGCTGCGGGCGCTGCAGGCCCGCCTGCCCCTCATCAAGGCGGTCCGGGGCCGCGGGCTTCTGATCGGGATCGAGGTGGCCGCGGACGCGAAAGGCCTCGTGGCCAAGTGCAGGGAGCGGGGCCTCCTGATCCTGACCGCGGGGGACACCGTCCTGCGTCTGGTCCCGCCCCTGATC
This genomic interval from Candidatus Methylomirabilis sp. contains the following:
- a CDS encoding aspartate aminotransferase family protein; its protein translation is RLLHVSNLYHIEPQARLAELLCRHSFADRAFFCNSGAEANEAALKLARKYAKERFSSDRTEVITMDGSFHGRTLATVSATAQEKYHKGFEPLVPGFRYVPFNDLRAVELAVDARTAAILVEPIQGEGGVRVAADGYLAGLRRICDARGTLLMFDEVQTGLGRTGTLFAYQQDDVQPDILTLAKALAGGIPMGAMLAREEVMAAFTPGSHAATFGGNPFASAVALETVQTILEEDLPARAARVGARTLDRLRALQARLPLIKAVRGRGLLIGIEVAADAKGLVAKCRERGLLILTAGDTVLRLVPPLILGEAEADEGLAILEGVLAEAAG